The window TCAAGTAGGAAGGTTGCAGAGGTGTTTGAGAAACGCCACGACAATGTAATACAGAGTATCAGAATGCTTGAATGTGACGCAGAATTTTGTCTCCTGAATTTTCAGGAGACATCACGAACCGTTGCAATGCCTAGAGGCGGCACACGCGAAGAAACTGAATATCTCATAACCCGCGACGGTTTATCGCTCCTTGCGATGGGCTTCACTGGTGCCAAGGCGCTACAGTGGAAAATCAAATACGCAGAAGCCTTCAACACCATGGAAAGGAACGACGAAAATGACTAATTCAATCCAGATATTCAACAACCCCGAATTCGGCAATATAAGAACCCTCACCGAAGAGGACGGAACAATTCTCTTCTGCGAAAAAGATGTCGCGGAAGCATTGGGATACGCTGATACAGTAAACGCCTTGAAACAGCATTGCCGTGGGGTGGTGAAACGCCACCTCATCGATTCGCTTGGCAGGACACCGGAAGCGACCTTCATTTCCGAACCAGACATCTACCGTCTTATCTGCGCGTCGAGACTTCCATCCGCTCAGAAATTTGAGCGCTGGGTATTTGAAGAAGTCCTCCCGGCTTCTCCGTCCTGGCAATGAATGCGACGCGACGTTTTGTCAATCCAATTTTAGATTGACCAACGAACTCGGAATAACAATAGAAAACAACCGCCCCGTAGTATCAAGCAGGAAAGTAGCAGAGGTGTTTGAGAAAGAACACAAAAATGTAATACGTGACATAAAGGCTCTTGATTGTGACGCTGAATTTTGTGTGCTCAATTTTGAGCCGACATCACGAACCGTTGCAATGCCTAGAGGCGGCACACGCGAAGAACCCGAATACCTCATGACCCGCGACGTGACAGCTTCACCGATAATGAGATAGACTTGATATTTTGTTGTCCCTGCTATATACTTTTTACAGGAACAAAACACCACCTAAAATGTTTACCGCTACTTGGCGGGCGGGATATAAGAGGCCAAGCTAAAATGTTTACCGCTACTTGGCAAGCGGGATATAAGAGGCCAAGCTAAAATTGGTCGGAGGCCTACTATATGTGGGCCTCTGCTTTTATGAAGGGAATCAGCAAAATGAATGTCGGTGAGTTTTGCTTCTTAGACATAGCTTACTACAGGCGATTTAATGACCCGCATTTAATGCACATACAGGAATGCGGCACTTCCAGACCGTTTTTCTATACGTTCAAAGACACATTCTACCCTGATATATTCTGGATGGTTCCAGTTTCAAGGGCAGGCAACAAGAACGGAAAATACCAAACAATCATAGCAAAGAAAAAAGCACGTTACGGAAGGTGCGACACAATTATACTAGGTCATGTCCTCGGCCAACAAGCGGCCTTTTTAATTCAAAATATGTGCCCTGTAACAGAGCAATATATAACGAATACATACATTCAAAAAGCAAATAACCAGCCTGTATCTATTCGGAAATCGACACAAATTGAAATTGAAACCGCCGCAAAAAGAATATGGAAAAGAGTAAAGGAAAGAACGGAACGTGAAATAAAAGCAGGGTTGCCCGTCAGTAAAGATACTCTGGTATTCCCTGATATCTTCTCAATATATCAAGAGCTAGTGAAAGACCTGAACACATGACCTCTTAATCTGCTCATTTAGAAACACGGTAAATTTTTTCTTTTATGTTTACATTTAATTAGTGTATAGGATTAATGTAAGGCAATATGAGACAAGGACACCATAAGGCGCGGTAAATTTTGCAGAAAAATCTGTGCGGGTATATCCTCTTCCAGCGCGGGCAACATCCCCCCGTGCGGGGTGTACGCCATCATGCAGGGGAATGAGTGAGGACACTACAGATTGAGATTCAAATAAACATTATCAAGGTCGTCGCGGGTAATACCGATATACGACAGTGTGATTGAAGGGCTGGAATGATTCAACAGCTTTTGAATAATCGTGATGTCCATTCCCTTTTTATATGCGTGGTAGCCGAAGGTCTTTCGCATGGTATGAGTGCCTATAGCGTCGTCAGCTAGGCCGCTGTGCTTTGCGGCTTCGTTAAGGATACGCCACGCCTGATAACGCTGAATCGCACCGCCGCCTTTACGGGACGGGAACAGATAAGATGTCGGCTCTTTGCTTTTCATAGCGTCCAGCTGCTCTTTAATGGCCTTGCTTGCCGTGTCGCTTATGGGAAAGTCTTTCGTCTTGCCTGTCTTTTGTTCCGTGATAGTGATACGTTCTTTGAGCTTGCCGTTATCCTCTGCTACGTCCTTGACCTGTAGACTGAGCAGGTCGGATATCCGCAGGCCTGAGTTGATACCGAGGACAAACAAACAATAGTCGCGGGTGCTTTTCTCTTTGAGGTACTTTTTCATTCTGTCGATTTTCTTTGTGTCGCGTATAGGCTCTACTAGTTCCATGATAAAATCTCCCTTCGTCTGTTCTGTATGGTCTCTGTAGTCGTGCTATAAAAATTTTCTTTAATGAGCTTCAATATGGCAATATTATCATATTATGTTGCATTCATGCAAGAGGCGATTTTTAAGCAAAACGTCATAAGCAGGATAAACATAGGCTACCACCGGATTTATTCTTTTTCGCGAATGCAACACAAGTAGATTTTGTTACATTCCAACATAAAAGTTTTTTAGTGCAAAAACGCAAGAATCGTATTTGTCACAGTAACAAGTTTTATAGACCTAGCTAGAAAGTCTTTATATATAAAGACATTTTATTATCGATATAGTAATATCTATTAAATTCTATTCTATCTTCTTATTTATTTTTTACTTGTATATAGAAAGAACTTAAAGTATACTTGTACCGTTACACAGGTCTTTGGTACGGATTCGAATAAATTTAAGCCGAGTTATTTAGTATCAATGTGAAAATAGTCAGTGGTAGCAAGGCGCGAGACAACATTTTAAAGGTCAAATTTTTTTGACCAAGCCGTCTCCTCTCGCCGGCTCCATTTAATAAAAACAGGCCCCCTTTCGGGGGCTTTTTTGCTGCCTTTACAGCCGCCGTATGGAGGCTGACAAGTCATAAGGCACGGCTGTCAAACAATCCGGTGCGCAGCCGGCGCCTCTATTTAAATTCCTGTTCCTCAAGCAGCTCCTTCGGCACCTCGCGCGGGCGCTTGACGTCGAGTTTTTTGAAGCGTCCCGGCAGCACGATGTTCGTCGTCACCTTGCCGTGCCTCGTGAGGCTTGCCAGTATGAAGGAGAGAAATTCCAGCGATGGCAGGTTGACCTCCATTATCACGTCGCTGGTGCCGGTTATCGACCAGCAGGAGACAATCTCCGGAGTCTCCGCGACGATCTTTTCTATCACCGAGGTGGGGTTGCCGTAGTTCATCGTGAAGTTAAGGATAGCGCTCAGGGAATAGCCGACCTTACGCGGGTTGATCCGCGCTCCGTAGCCCTCGATGATGCCGGCGTCCTCCATATTGCGCACCCGTTCCACCGTCGCGGTGGTGGAGAGGTTGACGTTTTCCGCCAGCTGCTTGAACGATATCCGCGCGTTCTTCTGCAGCTCCTCGATTATCTTCCAGCCAATGTCGTCGATATTGTACCTGTCGTCCTTAGCCGCCATTTATGGAACCACCCTTCGTCTGAGAGGTATCACACACTGGTATTATTTTATGCTAAAATCGACCGGCAAAAAGGTAGTTTATGCTAGTTTATTAATGAAAGATAGTAAACTTTCTAATACTGACCCGTCATGTTCAGATATTTTTCCATCTTTACGAGCCGCTTTTCGTTGTCCTCCCTGTTTCTCTTGCTGACGAGCACGAGGATCTTTTCCATGTTCGCGAAAAAGCTCACGCAGGAGTCAAAAAAATGCCCTGCTGCAATACGTTTCAGGTTTTTTCCGTGGTATCGGCGGGATGGACTTCACGTTTTAAGCTACAATCATACAGATACCGGTGCGTGCCGCGCCGGTTTATATTCTGGCCGGCCGTGGATGGAGTCGGTCGCCGCGGACCGGATTTTTATGTTCGCCTGTCTGTTTTTTGAATACGCAGGATATCTGAGAGCCGGAGGCTCTCTTGAGAGGAAGGATAAATATGGATACGGTCTATAAAGGAGACAAAGAAAACTGCTGCGGCTGCGGCGTCTGCGAGGCAAGGTGCCCGCGTCACGTGATAAGGATGACACCAGACGGGGAGGGTTTTCTCTATCCTGTCATCGACCACGAACACTGTATCGACTGCGGTATCTGCGCGCGGGTCTGCCCCCTGCAGCATGAGGGCAGCTTCAAGGAAGAGGGCCGTCCGCGCTTCTTCTCCGCCACTCACAACTCGGAAGAGGTCCTCCGCCATTCGACATCCGGCGGCGCCTTCACCGCAGTCTCCGACGTCATCCTCGGCAGGGGCGGCGCCGTCTGCGGCGCGGATTTCGACGGCGGCCTGCGCGTCGTCCACCGCATTGCGAGGACGGCTGCCGGACGTGACAGGATGAGGCTCTCGAAATATGTTCAGAGCGACATGCGGGACGTTTATGAGAAGCTGGCGGAGGAGCTCGGCAGGAGCGAGGTCTTATTCACCGGCACCCCCTGCCAGTGCGCCGGCGTACGTTCCTTCTTTAACGGCAGCCCGCTGGCGGAAAACCTCTTCGTCTGTGACCTCATCTGCCACAGCGTTCCCAGTCCGCTGATATGGGAAGGGTACAAGAGGTTACTGGAGGAGGAGAACGGCGGCAGACTGGCGGAGGTCCGCTTCCGCTCCAAGAGATATCCCTGGCTTCGCAAAAACAGCAATAAGGGATTCATGTACAGGATTGAGGGCGCGGACGATTTTCTTGAGGACGGCCGCTTCTACAATTTATTCATTCACAGGGGGACGATCGCGCGCCCGTCGTGTGAAAGGTGCCGCTTCACCGACGTGCGCCGCGCCTCGGACATGACGATCGCCGACTGCTGGGGAATAGAAAAGTACGCGCCGGAGCTCTACGACGGCCTGGGCGTCTCGCTGCTCATCGTAAATACCCCCAAGGGCGCGGCGATGCTTGAGGCGATATCCATGGCTATGAGGATATCCGAGCGGCCGGAAGAGGAGATAACCGCCGAGCAGCAGCGGCTGAGCTACCCCGGCAAATTCCCGCCGGAGCGCGGCGAGTTCTGGGAGCTGGTGCGGCGTTCCGGCCTGAAATCCGCGCTCTGAAAACCGCCGCGGCGGATAAAATAAAGCCGCTATTCACCGCCCATTTTTCATCGATGGGCGGCTTTTCTTCGCCCTTTCGCCCGTTTGCCCCTACGCCGGTAAAATTACACTAAAAATCCCTCCCATAAAAGTTAATATTCCTAATCAGGCAAAAATATTTAGTGATAATTCACTGTTTATTCAGTCAATTCTTGTGTATATTATAAACGTTCAAAAGAGCTGCTAAAAACAATCCTTTATAAGGGAGTGAGATTAATGGAACAGATAATCTCTGCTGTTACCGCTGTATCAAATTGGCTTTGGGGCTATCCCATGCTGGTCCTTATCGTCGGAGGAGGCATCTTTCTCACCGTGCGCCTGGGCTTTTTCCAGTTCGTCTATTTCCCCTACATCATGAGGCAGACCTTTGGCTCCATGCTCAAAAAGATCGACGGCGAGGGCTCCGTATCTCCTTTCGCCGCCGCCACGACGGCGCTCGCCTCCACGATCGGGGCCTCCAATATCATCGGCGTCCCAGTGGCGATCGCCTTCGGCGGCCCCGGCGCAGTCCTTTGGATGTGGGCGACGGCGCTCATCGGTTCGGCGACAAAGTTTACCGAGGTCGTCCTCGGCCTCTATTACCGTGAAAAAAATTCCGAGGGATATTACGTTGGCGGCCCCATGTATTATCTCAGCAAGGGGCTGAAAAATAAGAGGCTCGGCAGTTCGATGGCCTTCACCTACGCCTTCGGCACAATGGTCGTCATTTTCTTCTCCGTCGCCGCCCAGTCCGTCTCCGCGACGCAGACGGTGGAGGTGCTCGGCGTGGCGCCCTGGCTGGCGGGAGTCTCCCTCATGCTGCTCGTCGGCGTCGTCGTCTTCGGCGGCATTACGCGGATCGCCTCGGTCACGGAAAAGCTGGTCCCCTTCATGGCGGTGCTCTATATCCTCGGCTCGCTCGGCGTCATCGCCGCCAACGCGGCGCAGATCCCCGCGGTATTCGTCCTCATCTTCAAGAGCGCCTTCTCCGGTTCGGCGGCGGCCGGTGGTTTCGCCGGGGCCGGCATCGCGGCGGCGATGCGCTGGGGCATAGCCCGCGGCACATATTCCAGCGAGGCGGGGATGGGCTCAGCACCGATCGCCCATTCGGCGGCGACTACGGACCACGCCGTGCGTCAGGGATTCTGGGGCATCTTCGAGGTCACGGTCTCGGCGATCATCATCTGCACGATG is drawn from Cloacibacillus porcorum and contains these coding sequences:
- a CDS encoding BRO-N domain-containing protein; translated protein: MTNSIQIFNNPEFGNIRTLTEEDGTILFCEKDVAEALGYADTVNALKQHCRGVVKRHLIDSLGRTPEATFISEPDIYRLICASRLPSAQKFERWVFEEVLPASPSWQ
- a CDS encoding site-specific integrase; this encodes MELVEPIRDTKKIDRMKKYLKEKSTRDYCLFVLGINSGLRISDLLSLQVKDVAEDNGKLKERITITEQKTGKTKDFPISDTASKAIKEQLDAMKSKEPTSYLFPSRKGGGAIQRYQAWRILNEAAKHSGLADDAIGTHTMRKTFGYHAYKKGMDITIIQKLLNHSSPSITLSYIGITRDDLDNVYLNLNL
- a CDS encoding Coenzyme F420 hydrogenase/dehydrogenase, beta subunit C-terminal domain, translated to MDTVYKGDKENCCGCGVCEARCPRHVIRMTPDGEGFLYPVIDHEHCIDCGICARVCPLQHEGSFKEEGRPRFFSATHNSEEVLRHSTSGGAFTAVSDVILGRGGAVCGADFDGGLRVVHRIARTAAGRDRMRLSKYVQSDMRDVYEKLAEELGRSEVLFTGTPCQCAGVRSFFNGSPLAENLFVCDLICHSVPSPLIWEGYKRLLEEENGGRLAEVRFRSKRYPWLRKNSNKGFMYRIEGADDFLEDGRFYNLFIHRGTIARPSCERCRFTDVRRASDMTIADCWGIEKYAPELYDGLGVSLLIVNTPKGAAMLEAISMAMRISERPEEEITAEQQRLSYPGKFPPERGEFWELVRRSGLKSAL
- the cptIN gene encoding type III toxin-antitoxin system CptIN family toxin, encoding MWASAFMKGISKMNVGEFCFLDIAYYRRFNDPHLMHIQECGTSRPFFYTFKDTFYPDIFWMVPVSRAGNKNGKYQTIIAKKKARYGRCDTIILGHVLGQQAAFLIQNMCPVTEQYITNTYIQKANNQPVSIRKSTQIEIETAAKRIWKRVKERTEREIKAGLPVSKDTLVFPDIFSIYQELVKDLNT
- a CDS encoding Lrp/AsnC family transcriptional regulator, yielding MAAKDDRYNIDDIGWKIIEELQKNARISFKQLAENVNLSTTATVERVRNMEDAGIIEGYGARINPRKVGYSLSAILNFTMNYGNPTSVIEKIVAETPEIVSCWSITGTSDVIMEVNLPSLEFLSFILASLTRHGKVTTNIVLPGRFKKLDVKRPREVPKELLEEQEFK
- a CDS encoding Rha family transcriptional regulator produces the protein MTNELGITIENNRPVVSSRKVAEVFEKEHKNVIRDIKALDCDAEFCVLNFEPTSRTVAMPRGGTREEPEYLMTRDVTASPIMR
- a CDS encoding alanine/glycine:cation symporter family protein — encoded protein: MEQIISAVTAVSNWLWGYPMLVLIVGGGIFLTVRLGFFQFVYFPYIMRQTFGSMLKKIDGEGSVSPFAAATTALASTIGASNIIGVPVAIAFGGPGAVLWMWATALIGSATKFTEVVLGLYYREKNSEGYYVGGPMYYLSKGLKNKRLGSSMAFTYAFGTMVVIFFSVAAQSVSATQTVEVLGVAPWLAGVSLMLLVGVVVFGGITRIASVTEKLVPFMAVLYILGSLGVIAANAAQIPAVFVLIFKSAFSGSAAAGGFAGAGIAAAMRWGIARGTYSSEAGMGSAPIAHSAATTDHAVRQGFWGIFEVTVSAIIICTMTALVVLTSGVWTKVGTANAAAMPSIAFQSVLGERFGGGVVSVCMLLFVLSTVIVIIYYGEKQAEYLFGTFFSKLVKFGYIAAIFLGAVGGLEFIFQFLDFVLGITVIPNIVGLLMMSGKAVELKKEFFSDPRYYLKDTAKCQHEEAKILIGNEE